A genomic region of Haliotis asinina isolate JCU_RB_2024 chromosome 1, JCU_Hal_asi_v2, whole genome shotgun sequence contains the following coding sequences:
- the LOC137277571 gene encoding uncharacterized protein: MSWNLELRRADDNVIEMDGLNLDTDHLPGATGTRVQQIDIQSVNMATVKDCSEGIGTSAANTSDPLNTFSHVEANMERLTSGDGMPAAKHGDGTEVTRHRPSTSCSRFTVSSAVRSSDAIKYSGWFHCSDCGQKVRGKAQLRSHMKLLHKSFMKTKTVVTRNTSRFKGGERVKGKKSLSQHGFSAHKGQTRIRNMAKTMKICSSIPPCSAVFADSTSQCSSSVVKSNTEIKHLRLGPWFTCQSCDHIFKGRSQLQEHVRLKHQGFNEAREIKPSMPEITHFAKSEQCKGSVDSIVSDEAMPHLSPECPVENQDVESVVSSNQIWHQCDLCGLKVEGRKKLQRHYSKCKGEKQITTPTVMALQTSLSAYEANDTKNRSWYKCKHCCRHFRGRKRFLQHIRLCVKAPQDSVALWQRISHLKQCSWYRCSGCQYTFKGKKRIQLHTLECQSCPSAETDRQSFEKKSDHTCTLCHKHFQRRLFLDKHMRRCQSQQRKTNLSEQGSVDVQSSEHRLVQEQGKICEEGDDIAPKGQTIEGNDELGTLSDHQPCSKTQVYGDAMSQLSLVFLQDGSWYKCEICGQNLRGKEQIKKHSHEQNSKETDTGELVSLNTSCLESEFLTVGSWHRCKICGKNLRGKEQLKNHSHAHEIKKSEEQEIHIVTGLESNFLRVGTWHRCKTCGENLRGKEQVKNHSHDLKVVNPDDEKTVCPDPSPPCLDFVKVGTWYSCKVCGQKLQGRKQMQLHSHSQPVDKTVPGNGLGLGTEIQNGLRSVEDGFIQVGSWYRCKSCLVRFRGRHNAEVHHRLKCSLGEGGYCHEDLLPEHCSAPRQGQDGVLRHDVQPTAMTDDVQHDMHPPKSDVQNHGGNEQYGCVDLTVSTMVPANVTVRDYIIKTEKGWECRICSKMILSWIGAFKHVRSHFTGTSLDCRICNKSFSSSGNRRKHERIHDTGNGSSVLKKHCHKKSLSSGPHPMKTMNHSYLTSMNRQQLSIPASAAACSQKTNIQRPNIAVERENKVQKELTFKSCSPEASAGAPMGDASATSASVAGASVTSASVAGVFVEAADVDNASKVYVAADAHTEAATLPCYGTSENNKGKFHKDQGFIRSGRRDKCMTDVYVDNDTMCADNESGTGVSLDQTYLSNDVLSSDDKMISELCDTSENERLSVEDEHHDDYVLFSEYEEDKGNLCIAELYEEQQSQVMSDVAEAPTETECTKLCQTSINVSEMSQAKQKLDNSNQESTENESMNIRDSNVSLSDINKLSRTLLERSDTDSREDEELSESGYTKFAVVQDCSLDTDLIMSDVSRHPDLVWSDDEFMPQTDIYSDSSMVYDPHSQKEEALNVSRRRITQDNSTRSQKPQICSELLHERFDIMDSARAERKNFLNSKLGKNRIAASTKCRMKTVCKPKQSWDMFNFQLMPSDVSERWRKRKQDAANECAGEISDKQISDDLRTHEDHSHKDIFECSRSSGQIDLSSSEVNRKKPMLYKTRKELYVPEQVRFQRGQEEKTHFKDYLDNGDSMCKGVRRMSLKACDRPADRDEKSRQGRFVCSLCYKTFASETVATGHLKQHARNQKNRARNYSKKTIINVGFKKHCRVCQRVFTNEGDLELHECRHLVEDTVGPSKYVRCEICGERYRTQKLLDQHKIGHQVWLKCSHCNLYFAKVTELQQHCVVAKHFVCECGDAFTSYAKLDIHRDGCMCIN, from the exons ATGTCTTGGAACCTGGAACTCAGACGTGCAGATGATAATGTCATTGAGATGGATGGCTTAAATCTCGACACCGACCATCTCCCAGGTGCCACAGGGACAAGAGTGCAGCAGATTGATATACAGTCAGTCAATATGGCGACTGTAAAGGATTGCAGTGAAGGGATTGGTACATCTGCTGCTAACACAAGTGATCCACTTAATACTTTTTCACATGTTGAAGCCAATATGGAAAGATTGACATCAGGTGATGGTATGCCTGCTGCTAAGCATGGTGATGGCACAGAGGTTACAAGACATAGACCTAGTACCAGCTGCAGCAGGTTCACGGTGTCGTCTGCCGTCAGGTCTTCTgatgcaataaaatattcaggatGGTTCCATTGCTCAGACTGTGGACAGAAGGTGAGAGGTAAGGCACAGTTGAGGTCTCACATGAAGCTCCTCCACAAAAGTTTCATGAAGACTAAGACAGTGGTTACGAGAAACACATCTAGGTTCAAGGGTGGAGAGAGAGTTAAAGGAAAGAAAAGCCTCAGCCAACATGGTTTCTCTGCCCACAAAGGCCAGACAAGAATAAGGAACATGGccaaaactatgaaaatttgttCATCAATTCCTCCATGCAGTGCTGTGTTTGCTGATTCCACAAGTCAGTGTAGCAGTTCTGTTGTAAAATCCAACACAGAAATTAAACATCTTAGACTAGGACCTTGGTTCACTTGTCAGAGCTGTGATCATATTTTCAAAGGAAGGTCACAGCTACAGGAACACGTTCGACTGAAACATCAAGGCTTTAATGAAGCACGTGAGATCAAGCCAAGCATGCCCGAAATCACACACTTTGCTAAATCTGAACAATGTAAAGGATCAGTGGACAGCATAGTCTCTGATGAAGCCATGCCTCATCTTTCACCAGAATGTCCAGTTGAAAATCAGGATGTTGAGTCAGTTGTCAGTTCTAATCAAATTTGGCATCAATGTGACCTTTGCGGTCTCAAGGTCGAGGGTAGAAAGAAACTACAAAGACATTATAGTAAATGTAAAGGTGAAAAACAGATCACCACTCCCACTGTGATGGCGTTGCAAACAAGTCTCAGTGCATATGAGGCCAACGACACAAAAAATCGATCTTGgtataaatgtaaacattgttgtAGGCACTTTAGAGGAAGGAAAAGGTTTTTGCAACATATTCGTTTGTGTGTGAAAGCACCGCAAGATAGTGTAGCATTGTGGCAAAGGATATCCCACTTGAAACAGTGCTCTTGGTATCGATGTTCTGGCTGTCAATACACATTTAAGGGGAAGAAAAGAATCCAATTACATACCTTGGAATGCCAGTCCTGTCCCAGTGCTGAGACTGATAGGCaatcttttgaaaagaagtccGATCATACATGCACACTGTGTCACAAGCACTTCCAGCGAAGGTTATTTTTAGATAAGCACATGAGAAGGTGTCAAAGTCAACAAAGGAAGACAAATCTGTCGGAGCAAGGTAGTGTCGATGTACAGAGCAGTGAACACAGACTTGTACAGGAGCAAGGTAAGATTTGTGAGGAGGGTgatgacattgctcctaaaggACAGACAATAGAAGGAAATGATGAATTGGGGACGCTTTCAGATCATCAGCCTTGTAGTAAAACACAGGTGTATGGTGATGCCATGAGCCAACTTTCCTTGGTCTTCCTCCAGGATGGCTCATGGTACAAGTGTGAAATCTGTGGACAGAACTTGCGAGGGAAAGAACAGATTAAGAAACATTCTCATGAACAGAACAGTAAGGAGACTGACACTGGGGAACTGGTATCTCTTAATACCTCTTGTCTGGAATCTGAATTTCTTACTGTTGGAAGTTGGCATAGGTGTAAAATCTGTGGTAAGAACTTGCGAGGGAAAGAACAGCTGAAAAATCACTCCCATGCTCATGAAATTAAGAAATCCGAAGAACAGGAAATTCACATTGTCACTGGATTGGAATCAAATTTCCTAAGAGTTGGTACTTGGCATAGGTGCAAAACCTGTGGTGAAAACTTGCGGGGGAAGGAACAAGTGAAGAATCACTCTCATGATCTGAAGGTTGTGAATCCTGATGATGAAAAAACAGTGTGTCCTGACCCTAGTCCACCATGTTTGGATTTTGTTAAAGTTGGAACTTGGTACAGTTGTAAAGTCTGTGGTCAGAAGTTGCAAGGCAGAAAACAAATGCAATTGCATTCACATTCACAACCAGTTGACAAGACGGTTCCGGGAAATGGCCTGGGACTGGGTACTGAAATTCAAAATGGTCTGAGGTCAGTGGAAGATGGCTTCATTCAAGTTGGTAGTTGGTACAGGTGTAAGTCATGCCTTGTGCGGTTTAGAGGCAGACACAATGCAGAAGTGCATCATCGTCTCAAGTGTTCTCTGGGAGAAGGTGGATACTGTCATGAGGACTTGCTTCCAGAACACTGCAGTGCTCCAAGACAAGGGCAGGATGGAGTGTTACGTCATGATGTACAACCAACTG CAATGACTGATGACGTTCAGCATGATATGCACCCACCAAAAAGTGAtgtgcagaaccatggaggaaatGAGCAGTATGGATGTGTTGACCTGACAGTGTCAACCATGGTCCCAGCAAATGTGACTGTCCGTGACTACATTATTAAGACTGAGAAGGGTTGGGAGTGTCGCATTTGTTCAAAGATGATCCTGTCCTGGATTGGTGCATTCAAACACGTGAGGAGCCATTTCACAGGGACTAGTCTTGATTGCCGCATTTGTAACAAGTCGTTTTCTTCATCTGGGAATCGCAGGAAGCATGAACGGATACATGACACTGGAAATGGCTCATCAGTGCTAAAGAAACACTGTCATAAAAAGTCACTTTCTTCAGGTCCTCACccaatgaaaacaatgaatcACTCATATTTGACCAGCATGAACAGACAGCAGTTGTCAATACCAGCCTCAGCTGCTGCTTGCAGTCAGAAAACTAACATCCAGAGACCTAACATTGCTGTGGAACGTGAAAATAAGGTTCAGAAGGAGCTGACCTTCAAGAGCTGTTCCCCAGAAGCATCTGCAGGTGCACCCATGGGAGATGCTTCTGCAACCAGTGCATCTGTGGCAGGTGCTTCTGTGACCAGTGCATCTGTGGCAGGTGTTTTTGTGGAAGCGGCTGATGTAGACAATGCCTCTAAAGTATATGTTGCAGCTGATGCTCACACAGAAGCAGCAACTCTGCCCTGTTATGGGACATCTGAAAACAACAAAGGCAAATTTCACAAGGATCAAGGTTTCATAAGAAGTGGTAGAAGAGATAAATGTATGACAGATGTGTATGTTGATAATGACACTATGTGTGCAGATAATGAATCTGGAACTGGTGTCTCGTTGGATCAAACTTATCTCTCTAATGATGTTCTTAGTTCTGATGATAAAATGATATCAGAACTGTGTGATACAAGTGAAAATGAAAGACTATCAGTTGAAGATgaacatcatgatgattatgtactttTTTCTGAGTATGAAGAAGATAAGGGTAATCTTTGTATAGCTGAATTGTATGAGGAGCAACAAAGTCAAGTGATGTCTGATGTAGCAGAGGCTcccactgaaactgaatgtacaaagttgtgtcaaacttcCATAAATGTATCAGAGATGAGCCAGGCTAAACAAAAACTGGACAACAGCAACCAAGAGAGTACAGAAAATGAATCCATGAATATCCGAGACTCGAATGTTTCATTGTCTGATATTAATAAACTTTCCAGAACACTGCTAGAACGGTCCGACACTGACTCACGTGAGGATGAAGAGTTGAGCGAGTCCGGGTATACAAAGTTTGCTGTGGTCCAGGATTGTTCCTTGGATACAGACTTAATCATGAGTGATGTCTCCAGACATCCAGACCTGGTTTGGAGTGATGATGAGTTCATGCCTCAGACTGACATTTACAGCGACAGTAGCATGGTTTATGATCCACACAGTCAGAAAGAAGAAGCATTAAACGTCTCCAGAAGAAGAATTACACAAGATAACAGCACAAGGTCCCAAAAGCCACAGATTTGTTCAGAACTGTTACATGAAAGGTTTGATATCATGGATTCTGCAAGAGCTGAAAGGAAGAACTTCCTAAACAGTAAACTTGGTAAGAATAGAATTGCAGCAAGTACTAAATGTAGGATGAAAACAGTATGCAAGCCAAAGCAAAGCTGGGATATGTTTAACTTCCAGCTGATGCCATCTGATGTCAGTGAGAGATGGCGAAAACGCAAACAAGATGCAGCAAATGAATGTGCAGGTGAAATCAGTGATAAACAGATTTCTGATGATCTCAGAACTCATGAAGATCACAGTCACAAGGACATTTTTGAATGTTCAAGAAGTTCAGGACAGATAGACTTATCATCATCCGAGGTTAACAGGAAGAAGCCAATGTTGTATAAGACCAGGAAGGAATTGTATGTGCCAGAACAAGTGAGATTTCAAAGAGGACAAGaagaaaaaacacattttaaggATTATTTGGATAATGGTGACAGCATGTGCAAAGGTGTGCGAAGGATGTCATTGAAAGCTTGTGACAGGCCAGCAGACAGAGATGAGAAATCCAGGCAGGGAAGATTTGTCTGCTCACTCTGTTACAAGACATTTGCTTCAGAGACCGTTGCTACTGGTCATCTCAAGCAGCATGCACGTAACCAGAAGAACAGAGCCAGGAACTATAGTAAGAAAACCATTATCAATGTTGGGTTCAAGAAACATTGCAGAGTTTGTCAGAGAGTATTTACAAATGAGGGTGACCTAGAACTACATGAATGTAGACACTTAGTGGAAGATACAGTTGGCCCATCCAAGTATGTCAGGTGTGAGATCTGTGGTGAGAGGTACAGGACTCAGAAACTACTGGACCAGCATAAGATCGGCCATCAGGTGTGGCTGAAGTGCTCTCACTGCAACTTGTACTTCGCCAAGGTTACAGAGCTACAACAGCATTGTGTGGTGGCCAAGCACtttgtgtgtgaatgtggaGATGCTTTCACCAGTTACGCAAAGTTGGATATACACAGAGATGGCTGCATGTGCATTAACTGA